Genomic segment of Drosophila ananassae strain 14024-0371.13 chromosome 2L, ASM1763931v2, whole genome shotgun sequence:
GCTGACGATGGTGGGGATAAACTTCTCCTGCAGTGGTCCCAGGCACTGCTTATGCTGACACAATGCCTTAATCAGATCCTGAACATTCTCCAGGACGTAAGGGTCTTCAGCGTACTTGAGAAAAACAGCGATGGCTAAGGGTGTGACTTTTCCTTGAGCGGCGTAGGCGAAATCGGCATCAAACTAAGAAGGGAGGAATaagaaattataatttgaaatACATCGAATTTTCGATCAAATACCCACTTTGACCATTATCGTGAGGGCCTCCATTAGCAAAGCCAAAACAGTTGCCTTGCAGCCCGGCACTAAGGCCATAATTCCATCGAGGAAACCGGGAAGCTTAGACACCAATAAAGTGCGCTTCTCGCCGTCGCTTGTTTCGTTTGCCTGCAAAAATCCGTGCAGAGTACGCACAGCACTTATTCGAAGAATGTGCGACTTTTCGGGGGACAGACTGCACAGCGTGACATCGAGAATCTCGGCCAGCATCTGAGGATTGTACAGGTCGGATTTGGAGTATGTGCTCAGGGTCCACAGAGCGCGACCCACCAAGTGCGGTGACTCTTGGTGCACCAGCAGGTTCCGAACGATGGTCAGATAGTTGAGCAGATCAAACTTGGAATCTCCCTCGAGGATTATATCCCGGAAGCCGTGGACGGCGTCCATGCAGGCTTCCTGAATCTTCCACCAGTTCGGATTGTTTGCCGCCTTCTCTGCCTCGGCCACGTTGAAGTGCCTGCCTAACGCCTCCTGCAGCGGTTGAATGGCTTTTACACCGAACTCATCATTAATAGCCTGAGAAGCAGTTGGAAAAACTTTGATttagtaaagaaattattaattGAGGAGTTGCTGAACTCACCAGCAACACATCCAGGCCGCACATGCGCACTGTCAACTCCACACCGCCATCATCCTCATCGTCCACGAATTTTTCTGGATCCTCCTCCCAATCCTCTATTTGTTCTTCGCTCAGCTGGATGTACACGATGGTGATGTAGATAAGATCGGCCAGCACATTTTTGATGCTGCCCCGCAGTTTGCTGCAGGTGACGATGCAATTGATGAACTCTAGGATCTGGATGATTAGGGTCTGGAAGTTGGTCTGCTCGTCATCGTCTTCGCTGTCGCCGCTGGCCAGGGGATTCGGCTCTGTCTGGTTAACAGAAACCTTCACGTACGTCTCCGCTATTTGGGTGAGGAGCTGCCAGATAATGGGCAGCACGCGGTCCATAAAAGGGTGGATGTACTTGGGCATTTCAGTGACCAAATGGGtaaacactaaaaaaaaaggtttagatttattaaatttcaaaGAACTACAGGGCAGTAACCCACTCACCCTTTATAATCTCAGAACGTAGGAGAAAATTCGAGCCGGCGCCGCTGTTCATACTCAGATAGTACATCAGCTTGTCCATAAAATTGGTCAGAATGGAGCTCATCATGGTGCTCTGCTCCTCCTTGTTGGTGATCAGAGCGGCGATCGAGGTGAATAGCGGCTTCAGGATTCGGATGGCCGAGACACGTGTTTTGATGGAATAGTTTTGCTCAGAGTCGAAGATGCGATAGACCTCTGGAATAACTACAGGTCCCAGCTCTTTGATCTGGTCCACGTCGTAGGTGAAGTCCTGGAGGACCTGCATGGCTCCGTGAATCGAGTCCTCATTACCGCCCAGACATTTGACAATAATGTCAAACAGCTCCGCCCATCCGTGTGGGTAGTCCGTGGCAGCTATCGTTGATATAGTGTGTGCCACCGAGGATCGAATCTTGGAGTTGGGATCGTAGAGGCCATTCGGCAGGATGTTGCGGATCGTACGCTTTGCCTGCTCGCTGGCCATGCAGCCGTTGATCTTCTCTCCGGAATCTCTCTCATCCGTCCAGTGGTTCTCCACATAGCGGGTGAGCATGATGATAGCGATCTGCCGTAGCGGCAGCTCGTGTGCCTGGTTCATGATTAtttccgacaaataaacgcCATAGCCTAAAAAGAGTGTGTGGGAAAAAACAGTTAATAATATGCGAGACCGCACCCAAGCCAGGTTAAACTAGAGGCCCGCCAAATCAGCACGCACCTTCCGTGTACTCCAGCTGCTTTGTTCTCTTCTCCGCCTGCTGCAGGACGTGTGTATCGGAACTAAGGAGGTTCTGCAGCTCCTCGATGATTGCCTGCTTAACGGAATCTCCGCAGTCGTTTTGAAATTGCAGCGACATTTTGTAGGATCTGTTGCGCTTCAAATTCCACTAATTCGCAATGTCCAAATTTGCAAAACATAAACCGGCGCGGCGTGCTGCTTTCGTCAGAGTTGCCTGATCGTCGACCACCTGTGATTGCCAGACTGTTCAACGAAAATAGGTGTTGAGAAACGCAGGCTTCAAGAACTGGCGGTATTTCAAATACTGGcggttttaaaatatatttcaaaagtatttatatatttttgttgcttcCGATCATATTAGTATCCTTCAAATTGACATTATCAGGGGAGAATGTTAAGATTtccaaaatattattttaaatagtagaaacaatttttattttaacataATGTATGCATTTAAGAATGATAAACTTAACAATAAAACAATATCTTTAATGATTATAAATCCAAACTTCACAGTTGCAAGCATCTTATCACTTTATATCTTAGGATCCTAGGGTTTGGTGTTACTTCTTATGAGCTCAACTCCTCAATCTTAGCAAGCAGTTTCGCTTTGGTTGTTGACTTTGGCAGCTTTTGCCCAAAGTGTTCGTCCAAAATACTCTGCAACTGGGCGACAGTGCAATTCGCTATTTGCTTATTCTTTATAAGTTCTTCTACAAAATCGTAGCTTTTAATCTGTTCCATGTCGATTTTAGCCACTTTTGAGGCTGTGGCCCCTTCCTTCACGGATTTGGCCGGACGCTTCTTGGCTGGCTCCACCTCCTGTTCAAAGATCTCTTCGTAACTAGGCAGGAGTTTCTCGATGCGACTGTCTTGCTGGGTTTTGTCCAGCAGATTCTCAATTCCGGTATTTTCCGAAGTAAAGTCCAGCGAAAGGGCCAGCAGGTTCGCCTGTAGAGCTTCTAGATTCGGGTCATTGATAAGATTGGGCTGATAGTCAAAGCGAAGCTTTTTGATAATCTTCTGAAAAAACTCGACGCCTTCATCACTGGCCGAATTTCCGGCACTGTTCCAGTCGCACATATCGATGTGCCGAATGTGCTTGGCCTCGGGCAGATAGACAATCTTGAACCCATCGCCGCAGAGCAGAGAGCGGTAGCTTGTGTCCTGTCCCCTCTCAGGAGCCTCCACTGGAATTAATGCAACATAGCGGGGTGTGGAATTACGCTTGCTCATGAACAGGCAGATGGCAATTTTATCTCGCGCCAGACAACGCTCCCACAGCCCCCTAAACAGACGTTTCGACCCGATTATACTCCGATCATCGGGGTACATGAAATTGGAGGGCTTACTATAGCTGAATTCGGGCATGGATGAGCGATGTTTGAAGCCTAGAAGCATCATCCGCGGCTTGTGCAGATTACGCACACTATTTATCTTGTCTATACCGATGCGCAGATTCTCGCCGCCGACATTGCAGTTGTACCATCCCCCCGTGGCCTTTATCTGGTACTCGTGCTTCACCTCCTGCGACTCCTCGTCCTTTTGCTGCACCATTATAACTCGCTTGCTGCGCACCACGTTGTTGTCGCGACGAAGAATCTGAACCTTTTTCGGGTAGTTGTGCTTCTGAAAGTAGTTGTAGTATTGGACGGACATGCTAAGGTTTGGGCCAATGTAAAAGCTGAAATGGCCAAGGCAGCGTCGCAGAAAGTCCTGCTTCAGTTTACGGTCAGCCAATATCTCGCGAAGCACGTGCGGATCGGGCACCTGGAAAGCGTCAATGTCGATAGCTGCAAAGAATCAAAAATCAGTATTTGATCAGACAAACAtagaattaaatattgagGAAACGGGAAACTGTAAGCCCATCTAAAACCATGATCCAATATGTCTTCACTTGGATGCGGGTGAATGATGGCTCTGCTTGATCTGCGATGTCTTTAAACCTCCCAAACCAAGTTTAAAGTAAGCGAGGGGAACAGACATCACATGGAGGGGATTTGGTGTCTAACGTACCCCTTGAGAGTGTAATAAACTCCTTATAAAACGGTTCGTAATCGAAGTCGTCCACCATAGGAATAACATGAAACTCAAACTCTTTGCCCTCCAAATCGGTAGCTTTCTGGAGCGCCGCCTGGAATGCATTGCTGGAGGGTGGGTGCGGCGTGTTCACATCGGTTATGTAGGCGATCTTGGCATTGTTCAGTTTCTTTCCACacttctccagcagctctaTGCAGAGTCGTATCATCAGATCGAATCTACCGCAGCCATCTGGCTCCGCCAATCCGTACTCTTTCGCAAACTGTAACTCCACGCCGCCCATGAACTCAAGATAGTGTTCCACAATCGCCTTGTTGAGTTGCCGAAGTGGCAGAAACACGGCACAATTTTCAGGGACAACGATGTTGTCAATGGCCGTCGCTTCCAGCGGCAGGGGACTGTGTTTGGTATTGGCGAAGACGAGACCGATTAGATCCTTATCGCTGACCAGCAATCCGGACGTAAATGCTGTCCGAATGATATTCAGCGCATCCATTAGTCTCTCCGTTCCGGCGGTCTGAAGATTGGCGTCCACAACAAAGAGCAGGGCTTCGCGTCCATGGTAGTCG
This window contains:
- the LOC6499653 gene encoding importin-9 — encoded protein: MSLQFQNDCGDSVKQAIIEELQNLLSSDTHVLQQAEKRTKQLEYTEGYGVYLSEIIMNQAHELPLRQIAIIMLTRYVENHWTDERDSGEKINGCMASEQAKRTIRNILPNGLYDPNSKIRSSVAHTISTIAATDYPHGWAELFDIIVKCLGGNEDSIHGAMQVLQDFTYDVDQIKELGPVVIPEVYRIFDSEQNYSIKTRVSAIRILKPLFTSIAALITNKEEQSTMMSSILTNFMDKLMYYLSMNSGAGSNFLLRSEIIKVFTHLVTEMPKYIHPFMDRVLPIIWQLLTQIAETYVKVSVNQTEPNPLASGDSEDDDEQTNFQTLIIQILEFINCIVTCSKLRGSIKNVLADLIYITIVYIQLSEEQIEDWEEDPEKFVDDEDDGGVELTVRMCGLDVLLAINDEFGVKAIQPLQEALGRHFNVAEAEKAANNPNWWKIQEACMDAVHGFRDIILEGDSKFDLLNYLTIVRNLLVHQESPHLVGRALWTLSTYSKSDLYNPQMLAEILDVTLCSLSPEKSHILRISAVRTLHGFLQANETSDGEKRTLLVSKLPGFLDGIMALVPGCKATVLALLMEALTIMVKFDADFAYAAQGKVTPLAIAVFLKYAEDPYVLENVQDLIKALCQHKQCLGPLQEKFIPTIVSILALTGEITTEKQDIALDVLNTIVRYTEPPLSSSLLDSAFPAVINCVLHTDDHAVMVAGGECLRSFINVSPEQICTYKNGEGVTCIMQVVATVLLNPMNSEMTAGGKIGRLVITIITKLGSMLGQNVDMLLKAVISKMQNLECLKVIMNLVLIFAHLFLTQMDAVLNFLSTVPGPNGEPAMQFVLTNWLSRQNSFFGIYERKVTTMALCKLFEYGVATQDNRLTTITYKELVDDPSDTRRRTRSVAASTQKWVTIPALVKIFKVLISEYQHFQEGKTDEPLTDSDEEEEDDDAAGNAAKPRYISDLCFDMDEENVEDEQLLQELLKETNYKGDIAENLQKFLTTFTQNEHFATFFEHLNEAERLVLLTKVQQK
- the LOC6499652 gene encoding ATP-dependent DNA helicase 2 subunit 1 — protein: MSTWNPENDVDLLSCSEDEEDVAMKRDYHGREALLFVVDANLQTAGTERLMDALNIIRTAFTSGLLVSDKDLIGLVFANTKHSPLPLEATAIDNIVVPENCAVFLPLRQLNKAIVEHYLEFMGGVELQFAKEYGLAEPDGCGRFDLMIRLCIELLEKCGKKLNNAKIAYITDVNTPHPPSSNAFQAALQKATDLEGKEFEFHVIPMVDDFDYEPFYKEFITLSRAIDIDAFQVPDPHVLREILADRKLKQDFLRRCLGHFSFYIGPNLSMSVQYYNYFQKHNYPKKVQILRRDNNVVRSKRVIMVQQKDEESQEVKHEYQIKATGGWYNCNVGGENLRIGIDKINSVRNLHKPRMMLLGFKHRSSMPEFSYSKPSNFMYPDDRSIIGSKRLFRGLWERCLARDKIAICLFMSKRNSTPRYVALIPVEAPERGQDTSYRSLLCGDGFKIVYLPEAKHIRHIDMCDWNSAGNSASDEGVEFFQKIIKKLRFDYQPNLINDPNLEALQANLLALSLDFTSENTGIENLLDKTQQDSRIEKLLPSYEEIFEQEVEPAKKRPAKSVKEGATASKVAKIDMEQIKSYDFVEELIKNKQIANCTVAQLQSILDEHFGQKLPKSTTKAKLLAKIEELSS